GCCTGGATTTCTTGCCGCGCCAGGCGGTGCTCGACGTGCTGGCCCTGCACGACTCGCCCTACCGCCGCTACCACGACCGCCGCCATATCCTGGAAATGTTCGAGGCCGCCCATGCGCGCGGCGTGGCGCTGGACCGGGCGCAGGCGCTGGCGGTGCTGTGCCATGACGCGGTCTATGTGCCGGGCTGCGAGCACAACGAAGCCGCCTCGGCCGCCATGATCGAATCGGTTGCGCCAGCGGAAGCCCGCGCGGTGCTGGAGCGTGCCGCGCGGATCGTGCTCGATACGCGCGACCATCGACCCAGCTGCGCGGGCGCCGACACCGTGCTCGATCTCGACCTGCTCAGGCTGGCCGCGCCGCCGGACCTGTTCGACGCCCACAGCCTCGACGTCTTCGCCGAGAACCGCGCCTTGCTGGCCGCGCGCACCGGCTTGCAGGGCGATGCGCTGTGGGCCGAGTTCATGCGCCGCCGCGCGGCATTCCTGGGCCACCTGGCGCAGCGCCCGCGACTGTTCCTGACCGCGGCGTTCGCCGATTGCGAGGCCCCGGCCCGCGCCAATCTCGCCAGGATCGGCGGCAGCGCCGGCACCGCGGAGGCCGCCGGTGGCTGACGCGCCGGCGCGCGTGGGCGCCCTGCTGCAGGCCTGGCTTACGCCGGGCACGGCGCTGGGGCTGCTTGCGTTGTTCGCGCTGGTGACGTTGCTGCTGCTGGGGCTGGTGCCGCTGCTGGTGGCGCTGTTGCGGCCCGTGGTGCGCTGGCTGGACCGCTGGCGCGTTTGGGGTGCGGGCGCGCTGTCGGCGCGCGTGGCGGCGCGGCCGCGGCGGCTGGACGCGCTGACGCTGCGCGTGCTCGAGCGCGACGTGGCCGAGCTGCTGCTGGTGCTGCTGGCCGGCGCCGTGCTGCTGGCCTGCGGCAGCGCGCTGTTCTGGCTGGCCGGCGAGATTGCCGAAAACGCCGAGGTGGTGCGCCTCGACCAGCAGGTGTACGCGGGCCTGCGCGCCTTGCGCAGCGACTGGCTCGACCTGGCGATGGTGGCCGTGACCGAGCTCGGCGGCGGGCGCATTTCCGTCGCGGTGGGCGTGGCGGTGTTCGCGTGGCTGTGCTGGCGCCGGGCCTGGATCGTGTCGCTGTACTGGGCGGCCGCGCTGCTCGGCGCGCGCGCCTGCGTGATGGCGTTAAAGCTCGGCATGGCGCGGGTGCGTCCGGCCAGCATCTACAGCGGCCTCGAGTCGTACTCCTTCCCCAGCGGCCACGCCACCAGCAGCATGGTCACCTACGGCTTCCTGGCCTTCCTGATGTGCCTGCGCCAGCCGTGGCGCGTGCGCATTCCGGTGCTGGCGCTGACCGTGGTGGCGGTGGCGGCGATCGGCGTGTCGCGGCTGTACCTCGGCATGCACTGGCTGTCCGACGTGGCCGCGGGCTATGCGCTCGGGCTGGCGTGGATCGCGCTGCTGGGCACGGCCTACCGCACGCTGCACGGTCCCGCCCCGCAGGGCTCGGTGGCGCCGTCGCGGCTCGGCGTGGTGGCGGCGGTAGCGGTGGTGGCGGCGTTCGGCTACGTGGCGTGGTTCCGGCTGCCGGACACGCTCGAGCGCTACCGACAGGCCGGCGCGGCTACGCTGGCGTCGGCGCCGCTCCTGCCTCGGGTGCTGGCGGCAGGCGCGACACCAGCAGCTGGTCGATCTTGTGATGGTCGATGTCCAGCACCTCGAAGCGATAGCCCGCCACGGTGATCGACTCCGATTTCTTCGGGATGCGCTTGAGCGCATAGATCACCAGCCCGGCCGCGGTATCGACGTAGTCCTCTCCGGGCAGCGTATCCAGTTCCAGCGCTTTCTTCAGGTCGACCAGCGGCGTCAGGCCATCGACCAGCCACGAGCTGTCGTCGCGCCGCACGATTTGCTCGTCTTCGCTCGAATAGAGGATGTCGCCCATCAGCGCGCCGACGATGTCGTCCAGCGTGACGATGCCCACCACCAGCCCGTATTCGTTCATGACCACGGCAAAGCTCTGGTGCATTTCGCGGAAGCGCGTCAGCGATTCCGACAGGGTCAGCGTGTCGGGGATCACCAGCACGTTCTTGTCGTGGTAGCGGCCGATATTGCCCATCACCGCGGCGCTCTCATCGGCCAGCAGCAGCTGCAGGATGTCCTTGGAATCGATATAGCCCTGCACGTCGTCCAGATCGTGCCCGCACACCGGGTATTGCGCGTGCGGCTGGTTGACCAGCTTGCGGCGCACGCTGTCGGCCGGCTCGTCCAGGCTCAGGTAGACCACTTCGTCGCGCGGCGTCATGATCGCGGTGATGCCCTTGAAGTCGAGCTCGAACACGTTCTCGATCAGATGCAGCTCATGCTTGTGCAGCACGCCGGCTTCGGCGCCGGCATCGACCATCGCGGCGATATCCTCGGTGGTGATCTGGTCGACCGGCTTGGTCGGCAGCCGCAGCAGCCGCAGCATGGCATCGGCGGCAGCGTTGAAGATCCACACCAGCGGCCTGAGCACGCGCAGCAGCGTCAGCATCGGGTCGATCACCGCCAGCGCGCAGGCCTCGGGAAAGGTCATGGCGATGCGCTTGGGGATCAGGTCGGCGAACTGGATGAACAGCAGCGTCACGATCAGGAACGAGCCGATATTGGCAACGCGCTGCGCGTGCACTACCTGCATGTAGGGCGACAGCGTTTCGAGCAGCAGGTCGGACACGTGCTTCTCGCCCAGGATACCGGCCAGGATGGCGACGCTGTTGACCCCGATCTGCACGATGGTGAAGAAATTCCCGGGCTCTTCCTTGAGCAGCAGCACGCGCGTGGCGCGGCCGTCGCCGCGTTCGGACAGCACTTGCAGCTTGGTGCGGCGGGCAGCGGTCAGCGCGATCTCGGAGATCGAGAAAAAGGCGCTGATGAGGACGAGCAGGATCAGGGTCAGGACGAACATAGGCAGGATTGCGCTGGCAGGTTGTGCCTGCAGGCGGCTTGATGATGGTGCACGGCGCGCGCGGCTGTCAATCTGTGCTCCGGTCAGTCGCGGCGCCTGGCGGGGGCGGCGTCGAAGCTTGCCGTCGGCGCTTCCAGCCGCTGCGGCAGCGTTGCCGCCAGCGCCGCGGCGGCCTGCGCGAACTGGTCGCGCAGGTCGTCGGCCAGGCTCGAGCCGGCGCGGTGGCTGGCGCGCAGCATCTGGATCTCGAACGGCAGCACCGGCGCCACGTCATGCAGCGCGACGCGCTCCGCGCTGGCGCTGAGCGCGGTGTACTGGTCCAGCAGCGTCATGCCCAGGCCGGCGTCGACCAGCGCCAGCGCCAGCGAGTAGGTCTGCACCTCCAGCGTCGAGCGCGGTTCCAGCGCGTGCCGCGCCAGGGTCTGGCGCACCAGCAGGCCGAGCGAGCTGTTGTCGTCATAGCCGATAAAGGGGCGCTCCACCAGCCGCTGCATCGGCACCACGCGGCGGCGTCCGCCGGCGGGCAGCGGCTGCGCGCGCGGCACCGCCAGCAGCATGCGGCCGCTCGCCACCGGCTCGCTCGAGATCGCCTCGTGGCGGGGCGGGGCGAAGGCAAAGCCCAGGTCGATCTGGTTGGCCAGCAGCGCGCCGACGATCTCGTCGGTATGGTGCGTCAACACCTGCACCTGGGTGTCCGGGTGGCGCGCGCAGAAGCTGCGCACCGCCGGCGCCAGCAGCGGATTGGCCAGGCTCGGCGTGGCGGCGACGCGCAGCCGGCCCGCGCCCTTGTGGCGCAGGCTTTCCGAGACCCGGCGCACGCGTTCGATCTCGCCATATAGCCTTTCGACATCGCCATACAGCGCGTTGGCCTCGGGCGTGGCCTGCAGCCGTCCGCGCACCCGCTCGAACAGCCGGAAGCCGAGCGAGGCCTCGGCATGCTGCAGCACGCGCGTGACCACCGGCTGCGACACGTGCAGCAGGCGCGCGGCCTCGCTGACGGTGCCGGTCAGCATCACGGCGCGGAACACTTCGATCTGGCGCAGGCGCATGGCATCTCGGGCGTGGTGGAAAGGACGTGGCAGGGCGGCGATTGCACCCATAGCCTGAAGACATATTCTGGCACGTATTCGCATTGGGCAAGCCGTCGCGCTTGCACTACGCTCTGCCTGATGGATGCAAGCAAAGGACAGGCAATGCAGGTGGTGATCGTGGGCGCGGGCGTGGTGGGGATGACGACGGCATGGCGCCTGGCCGAGGATGGCCACCAGGTGACGGTGCTCGAGCGTCACCACGGCCCCGGCGAGGAAACCAGCTTTGCCAATGGCGGGCAGCTCAGCTACAGCTACGTGGCGCCGCTGGCGGGACCGGGCGTGATGGCCAAGGTGCCGGGCTGGCTGTTGCGGCGCGATTCGCCGATGCGTTTTCGCCCGGCGGCGGACCCGGCGCAATGGCGCTGGCTGGCGGCCTTCATGTCCGCCTGCAACGCCGCCACCAGCGAGGCGACCACGCGCAAGCTGCTGCGGCTGGGCTTCTATTCTCGCGACCTGATGCAGGCCTTCGTCGCCCGGCACCAGCATGACGACGGCGGCGCCGGCTTCGATTTTGCGCGGCGCGGCAAGCTGGTGGTGCACCGCGACGCGGCGGCGTTCGATTCGGCCTGCCGGCTGCTGGACTACCAGGCCAGCCTGGGCTGCGAGCAGCAGGCGCTGGACCGCACTGCCTGCGTGGCGCTGGAACCGGCGCTGGCCGGCATCCGCGACGACATTGCCGGCGCCATCCATACCCCGAGCGAGGAGGTGGGCGACTGCCATCGCTTCTGCCTGTCGCTGGCACGCTTGCTGCAAGATGGCGCGTACGCGGGCGTGTCGTTGCGCTTTGGCACCGTCGTGCAAGGGCTGGTGCAGCAGGGCGGGCGCGTCACCGGGGTGCGCACGCCGGCGGGGGTGGTGCCTGCCGACGTGGTGATTGTCTCCGGCGGCATCGGCAGCGTGCCGTTGCTGCGCCCGCTCGGGGTACGGCCGCTGCTGTGGCCGCTCAAGGGCTACAGCATCACGGTGCCGCTGGCCGGCGGCGCGCAGGCGCCGCATATCAGCGTGACGGATTTCGCTAACAAGATCGTTTATGCCCGGATCGGCAATACACTGCGGGTGGCGGGCATGGCCGACCTGGTGCGCGGCGGCACCCGTATCGACCCGGAACGGGTCGGCACGCTGGTGGCCCAGACCCGCGCGCTGTTTCCCGGCGCCGTGCCGGACCAGCCGCTGGCGCAGCTGCAGCCGTGGGCCGGGCTGCGACCGGCCACGCCGGACGGCCTGCCGCTGGTGGGGCCGTCGCGGGTGTCGGGGCTGTGGCTCAACCTGGGCCACGGCGCGCTGGGGTTTACGCTGGCGATGGGCAGTGCCGGCCTGCTGGCCGACCGCCTGGCGGGGCGCAGTCCCGCCATCGACGCAGAAGATTTCGACGCCGCGCGCGCCTAGCGCCGCGGCCGAGCATGGGTTGTTGCCGTACCGGTAAGTCTGCAGTACCTGAAGCTGTCCATGAAACATGCCTCAATGACCAAGCCCCACTACAAGGAGCGCCACATGCAAACGCTGCACCCCCACCGATCCGCCACCCGCCGCGCGCTTGCGGCAGCCACGCTGCTGCTCGCCGCCGGCGCCGCCCATGCCGCCGACGGCGACACGCTGAAGAAGATCAAGGACAGCGGCGTGATCTCGCTCGGCTACCGCGAATCGTCGATCCCGTTCTCGTACACCGACGGCAAGGAGGTCATGGGCTACTCGCATGAGATCCTGTTGCAGATCGTCGACAAGGTGAAAAGCGAGCTGAAGATGCCCAACCTGCAGGTGCGCCTGACGCCGATCACCTCGCAGAACCGGATCCCGCTGGTGCAGAACGGCACCATCGACATCGAATGCGGCAGCACCACCAACAACCTCGAGCGGCAGAAGCAGGTCGCGTTCTCCAACAGCCTGTTCGTCTACGGCATCAAGATGCTGACCAAGAAGGATTCGGGCGTGAAGGAGTTTGCCGACCTGAAGGACCGCAACGTGGTCACCACCGCCGGCACCACCGGCGAGCGCCTGCTGGTCAAGATGAACGGCGAGAAGGCCATGAACATGAACCTGATCAGCACCAAGGACCACGGCCAGTCCTTCCTGATCCTGGAAACCGGCCGGGCCGCCGCGTTCGTGATGGACGAGCCGCTGCTGTACGGCGAGCGCACCAAGGCCAAGAATGCGGCCGACTGGGTGGTGGTGGGCGCGCCGCTGCAGACCGAGAACTACGCCTGCATGTTCCGCAAGGACGATCCCTCGTTCAAGAAGCTGGCCGACGGCGTGATCGCCGACCTGCAGACCAGCGGCCGCGCCGAGAAGCTGTACAACAAGTGGTTTATGTCGCCGATCCCGCCGCGCGGCATCAACATGAACTACCCGCTGTCGGCCGACATGAAGGCGCTGTTCGCGGCGCCCAACGACAAGGCCTACCAGTAGGCCGAGGCGGGGCGGGGCGAGCTGCGGGAGCGGAACCGGGCCCCGCGGTTATTTAGCCATGATGAATCGATATTTAGCATTCGATAGTGTTTGCGGTAGTGTTGAGCCCGATATAGGCTCATAGCAGCACAACAGCCGGCGGCGCTCCAAAAGAGGCCGGCCGGCGCTGCCCCACACTGCTTATCCGCATCGACTGGAGAACATATGCGATCGCTTCGTACTGGCTGGTTCAAATCCCTGCTGGCCGCTTCCCTGGTGGCCGGCGCCGGCCTGGCGGCCACCGCGGCCCATGCCGCCGACCTGCTCGACACCGTCAAGCAGGCCGGCGTGCTGAAGATCGGGCTGGAGGGCACCTATCCCCCGTTCGGCTTCCGTGGCGCGAAGAACGAGCTGGAAGGCTTCGATGTCGACGTGGCGCGCGCGGTGGCGGGCAAGCTCGGCGTCAAGCCGGAGTTCGTCACCACCGAATGGAGCGGCATCATCGCCGGCCTGCAGGCGGGCAAGTTCGACATCATCGTCAACCAGGTCAACGTCACGCCGCAGCGCCAGCAGGTGCTGGATTTCTCCACGCCCTACGTCTACTCGGATGCGCAGCTGATCCAGCGCAAGGATGACAAGCGCCAGTTCAAGTCGCTGGAAGACCTGAAGGGCCACAAGCTGGGCGTCAGCCTGGGCAGCAACTACAACGACCTGGCCAAGTCCGTGGCCGGCATCGAGGTCAAGACCTATCCCGGCGCACCCGAGTACCTGCGCGACCTGGCGGCGCAGCGCGTCGACGCCGCGCTGAACGACCGGCTGATGGTCGCGTACCTGGTCAAGACCGCCAACCTGCCGCTGCGGCCGGGCGCGATCGTGGCCGGCGCCACCACGCAGGTGGCGATCCCGTTCCGCAAGGACAATCCAAAGTTCGCCCAGGCGATCAACCATGCGCTGGAGGACCTGGCCAAGGACGGCACGCTCGGCAAGCTGTCGGTGAAGTGGTTCGGCACCGATGTGACCAAGCCCGCCGGCAAGCCGGTCAAGTAAGCCGGCCGGCAGGCGTTATCATGTCGCGGCGCGGCGGCCTGCATGGCTGCCGCGCCGCTTTGCTTTGTGCCCTTTATTGCTGATCCCTTTCCCGCCGCCACGCCATGCCCGCTCTCCAGCTCGTCATCGACTCCCTGCCCGTGCTGCTGCAGGGCACGCTGCTGACCATCAAGTTCGCGCTGTGGTCGATGGTGTTCGGGTTGATGCTGGGCACAGTGGTGGCGCTGATGGGCATCAGCCATAGCGGCGTGCTCAAGGCGGTGGCGCGCGGCTATGTCAGCATCATGCGCGGCACGCCGCTGCTGGTGCAGATCTTCGTGGTCTACTACGGGCTGCCCGGCATCGGCATCGCGCTGGAGCCGACGCCGGCGGGCGTGCTGACGCTGAGCCTGAACGTCGGCGCATATTTGTCGGAGAGCATGCGCGGCGCCATCCTGGGCGTGGCGCGCGGGCAGTGGCTGGCTGCCTACAGCCTGGGCCTGACGCCGGCGCAGGCGCTGCGCTACGTGGTGGGCCCGCAGGCGCTGCGACTGGCGGTGCCGAGCCTGTCGAACAGCCTGATCAGCCTGATCAAGGATACCTCGCTGGTATCGGTCATCACCGTGACCGAGCTGCTGCGCACCGCGCAGGAGGTGATCGCCGCCACTTACCAGCCGTTGCCGCTGTATCTGGCGGTGGCGGCGATCTACTGGGTGCTGAGCACGAGCTTGTCCGGTCTGCAGCATCGGCTGGAGCGCAGGTTGTCGTTGCCCGGGCGGCATTGAGATTCGCGCCAAAGCAAAAGGCCAGCTCCGCGGAGCTGGCCTTTGTGCATCAGCGGACCGTTCAGCCCTGCGCGATGCGCCCGGCGATATGCCCCAGCGCCTCTTCCACCTGGTCCACCAGGATCAGGCACAGGTCGCCCGGCTGCAGGTGCGACAGCGCGGTGTCGATGGCCAGGAACTCGCCGCGGATTTCTTCGACCTGGCTGGTGCGTTGCGCGCCCTGCAGGCCTTCGCGCAGCAGCGCCAGCACCTCGCCGTCGGCGCGGCCGCGCTGGCACTGGTCCTGGTACAGCACGACCTCATCGAACACGCCGCCCAGGATCTGGGTCTGGCGGCGGATGTCTTCGTCGCGGCGGTCGCCCGCGCCGCTGATCACCACTACCCGCCGACGGGCCGGGATGGACTCGATCGCGTTGCACAGCGCCAGGATCGCATCCGGGTTGTGGCCGTAGTCGGCGATCAGCGTGGCGCCGCGGTAGTCGAACACATTGAAGCGTCCGGGCGCGGTCTGCGCATCGTTGACGAAGGTGGCCAGCCCGCGGCGGATCACCGACCAGTCGATGCCCAGCGCCCACGCCGCGGCGATCGACGACATCGCGTTCTCGACCTGGAAGCCGATGGTGCCGTTGCGCGTCAGCGGGATCTCCGCCAGCGCGATGCGGACTTCGGCATCGCCTTCCGCGGCGACGATGTCGGCGCCGTCGACGAACACCACGCGCTTGCCCTGCGCGCGGTGCGTGGCCATCGCCGGCTGGTCGGGATCGTGCGCGAAGTACGTGACGCTGCCCGGGCAGGCGTCGGCCATGCGCACCACCATCGGGTCGGCGGCGTTGAGCACGGCCATGCCGTGCGGCGCGACGTTCTGCACGATCACGCTCTTGAGCACCGCCAGGTCTTCCACCGAATTGATGTAGGACAGGCCCAGGTGGTCGCCTTCGCCGACGTTGGTCACCACCGCCACGTCGCAGCGGTCGAAGGCCAGCCCTTCGCGCAGCAGGCCGCCGCGCGCGGTTTCGAACACGGCGGCGTCGACGTCGGGGTGCAGCAGCACGTTGCGCGCGCTGCGCGGGCCGCTGCAGTCGCCGGTGTCGATGCGCTCGCCCTGGATATAGACGCCGTCGGTGCCGGTCATGCCCATGCGCAGGCCGCTGCTGGCCATGATGTGGGTGATCAGGCGGACCGTGGTGGTCTTGCCATTGGTGCCCGACACCGCCACCACCGGGATGCGGCCGTCGTCGCCGTCGGCAAACATGGTCGAGACGATGGCTTCGCCGACCGCGCGGCCCTTGCCGTACGACGGCTGCAGGTGCATGCGCAGCCCCGGCGCGGCATTGACCTCGACGATGCCGCCGGCCTGCTCCTCGAACGGCTTGAGCATGGTCTCGCAGACCGCGTCGACGCCGGCGATGTCCAGGCCCACCATCTGCGCCGCCGCCACCGCGCGCGCGGCGATGTCGGGATGGACGTCGTCGGTCACGTCGGTGGCGCTGCCGCCGGTGGACAGGTTGGCATTGTTGCGCAGTACCACGCGGGTGCCGGCGGCCGGTACTGAGTCGGCAGTCAGGTTCTGCTTGGCCAGCGTCGCCAGCGCGATATCGTCGAAGCGGATCTTGGTCAGCGAGGTGGCGTGCCCTTCGCCGCGGCGCGGGTCGCGGTTCACTTCGTCGACCAGCTGGCGCACCGTATGCACGCCGTCGCCGATCACCTGCGGCGGATCGCGGCGCGCGGCCGCGACCAGCTGCTTGCCGACCACCAGCAGGCGGAAATCATGGCCGGGGATATAGCGCTCGACGATCACGTCGGAGCTGATGTCCGAGGCGACCTCATAGGCGTTCATCACTTCCTCGCGGGTGCGGATGCGCACCGCCACGCCCTTGCCCTGGTTGCCGTCGCGCGGCTTGACCACCACCGGCGCGTCGATTTCCTGCGCCGCGGCCCAGGCTTCGTCGGCGCTGCGCACCGAGCGGCCCAGCGGCACCGGCACGCCGGCGGCGTGCAGCAGGGTCTTGGTCAGTTCCTTGTCCTGCGCGATGGATTCGGCCACGGCGCTGGTGCGGTCGGTCTCGGCGGCCTGGATGCGGCGCTGCTTGCTGCCCCAGCCGAACTGCACCATCGAGCCCTGCGTCAGGCGCCGGTACGGGATGCCGCGCGCGACCGCGGCGTAGACGATCGAGCCGGTGCTCGGCCCGAGGCGCACGTCCTCGTCCAGCTCGCGCAGCCGGTGCAGCGCGTCGGCGAGGTCGAACGGGGTGTCGTGGCGCGCGGCGTGGCACAGCGCCTCGGCCAGTTCGAAGGCGAGCCGGCCGACTTCCTCTTCGCTGTATTGCACGATCACCTGGTAGATGCCGGGCTCGACCGTCTGCGCGGTGCGGCTGAACGTCACCGGGCAGCCGGCGGCGGCCTGCAGGCGCAGCGCGGTCACTTCCAGCACGTGGGCCAGCGACAGCTCGACCGAGTCCTCGTCCGGGCGCAGCGGCCCGATCTCGGGAAAGCGGGCGCGCAGCCGGTCTTCGAAGCCGGGCAGCGCCGACAGCATGTTGGCGGTGTCCTGGCAGGCCACGATCGCCTCGATGGCGGTGTGGCGGCACCACAGGTTCGGGCCCCGCAGGGCCCGGATACGGGAGACTTCCATAGAACGGTTTCCGTGTCTTCTATGCGCGGTTGGGCTGGGGGCGTCAGGCGCGGCGGGCAGGCTGGCCCATCCAGTGGTGCACCAGGTCGACGGTGGCGCCGGTGGCGGCCTCGTCGCACTGCAAGACCAGCAGGTCGCCCGGCACCAGCTGGCTCAGGGCGGCTTCGATGGCGCTGGCGCGCGTGCCTTCGTCGATGATCTTGGTCACGCGCCGGCCTTCGTAAAGGCCTTGCTTGAGCAGGGCGCGCGCCTCGGCGTCGGGCAGGGCGCGCTTGACGCTGCGGTCCTCGCACAGGAACACGCGGTCGAAATGCTGGCCCAGGACCTTGCCCTGGCGCACCAGGTCGTGGTCGCGGCGCTGCACGCCGGCGCCGTAGACCACCATGCGGCGCTCGGCCGGGAAGCGCTCCAGCGCGGTCGCCAGCGCTTCCAGCGCGGGGGCGTTGTGGGCGTCGTCGACCACCACCGTGGCGCCGTTGCGCTCGAACAGCGTGAAGCGGCCCGGCACGTCGACCTGGCCGACATCGAAGGTCACCACGCCGGCGCGGATCAGGTCATTGGAGATGCCCAGCGCCCAGCCGGCGGCAACCGCGGCCAGCACGTTCTCGATCTGGAAGGCGACACGGCCGGCGTAGGTCAGCGGCACCGCGGCCACATCCACCAGCGCGGTCTCGCTGTTGCCGGTGGCCAGCACGACCTTGCCTTCGCGCACGTACACCGCGCGCTTGCCCGCGGCGCGGTGCGACATGATCGCCGGGAGCTCCGGGGTCAGGCCGAAGAAGATCACGTCGCCGTCGCACAGCCCGGCCATCTCGACCAGGCGCTCGTCGCGCGCGTTGAGCACGGCGGCGCCGTTCTGCAGCACCACGTCGACCTGCGTGCGCAGCACGTTGTACATGCGGTCTTCGTCTTCGACGTAATAGTCGCCGAGATGGTCGGGCTGGTCGAAGTTGGTGACCACGCCGACCTGGCAGCGGTCATAGGCCAGGCCCTCGGACAGGATGCTGCCGCTGTCGTTCTCGAACACGGCGGCCTCCACCGCGCGGTTCATCAGGATGCGGTGGCCGGCTTCCCAGTTGGCGCGGTCGCCGCTTTCGAC
This Cupriavidus nantongensis DNA region includes the following protein-coding sequences:
- a CDS encoding D-amino acid dehydrogenase, whose product is MQVVIVGAGVVGMTTAWRLAEDGHQVTVLERHHGPGEETSFANGGQLSYSYVAPLAGPGVMAKVPGWLLRRDSPMRFRPAADPAQWRWLAAFMSACNAATSEATTRKLLRLGFYSRDLMQAFVARHQHDDGGAGFDFARRGKLVVHRDAAAFDSACRLLDYQASLGCEQQALDRTACVALEPALAGIRDDIAGAIHTPSEEVGDCHRFCLSLARLLQDGAYAGVSLRFGTVVQGLVQQGGRVTGVRTPAGVVPADVVIVSGGIGSVPLLRPLGVRPLLWPLKGYSITVPLAGGAQAPHISVTDFANKIVYARIGNTLRVAGMADLVRGGTRIDPERVGTLVAQTRALFPGAVPDQPLAQLQPWAGLRPATPDGLPLVGPSRVSGLWLNLGHGALGFTLAMGSAGLLADRLAGRSPAIDAEDFDAARA
- a CDS encoding glutamate/aspartate ABC transporter substrate-binding protein — protein: MQTLHPHRSATRRALAAATLLLAAGAAHAADGDTLKKIKDSGVISLGYRESSIPFSYTDGKEVMGYSHEILLQIVDKVKSELKMPNLQVRLTPITSQNRIPLVQNGTIDIECGSTTNNLERQKQVAFSNSLFVYGIKMLTKKDSGVKEFADLKDRNVVTTAGTTGERLLVKMNGEKAMNMNLISTKDHGQSFLILETGRAAAFVMDEPLLYGERTKAKNAADWVVVGAPLQTENYACMFRKDDPSFKKLADGVIADLQTSGRAEKLYNKWFMSPIPPRGINMNYPLSADMKALFAAPNDKAYQ
- a CDS encoding transporter substrate-binding domain-containing protein; its protein translation is MRSLRTGWFKSLLAASLVAGAGLAATAAHAADLLDTVKQAGVLKIGLEGTYPPFGFRGAKNELEGFDVDVARAVAGKLGVKPEFVTTEWSGIIAGLQAGKFDIIVNQVNVTPQRQQVLDFSTPYVYSDAQLIQRKDDKRQFKSLEDLKGHKLGVSLGSNYNDLAKSVAGIEVKTYPGAPEYLRDLAAQRVDAALNDRLMVAYLVKTANLPLRPGAIVAGATTQVAIPFRKDNPKFAQAINHALEDLAKDGTLGKLSVKWFGTDVTKPAGKPVK
- a CDS encoding LysR family transcriptional regulator, translated to MRLRQIEVFRAVMLTGTVSEAARLLHVSQPVVTRVLQHAEASLGFRLFERVRGRLQATPEANALYGDVERLYGEIERVRRVSESLRHKGAGRLRVAATPSLANPLLAPAVRSFCARHPDTQVQVLTHHTDEIVGALLANQIDLGFAFAPPRHEAISSEPVASGRMLLAVPRAQPLPAGGRRRVVPMQRLVERPFIGYDDNSSLGLLVRQTLARHALEPRSTLEVQTYSLALALVDAGLGMTLLDQYTALSASAERVALHDVAPVLPFEIQMLRASHRAGSSLADDLRDQFAQAAAALAATLPQRLEAPTASFDAAPARRRD
- a CDS encoding amino acid ABC transporter permease — encoded protein: MPALQLVIDSLPVLLQGTLLTIKFALWSMVFGLMLGTVVALMGISHSGVLKAVARGYVSIMRGTPLLVQIFVVYYGLPGIGIALEPTPAGVLTLSLNVGAYLSESMRGAILGVARGQWLAAYSLGLTPAQALRYVVGPQALRLAVPSLSNSLISLIKDTSLVSVITVTELLRTAQEVIAATYQPLPLYLAVAAIYWVLSTSLSGLQHRLERRLSLPGRH
- a CDS encoding DUF1653 domain-containing protein; the encoded protein is MAIRNAGCRTMTQPPDQARAAQVFHGDPSELPADPDLVYGMPYRHYKGGAYSAVGIGRFEADLAPVVVYRAMRDPSLLWVRRADVFSEPVATPQGEVPRFAPDWPAALACLDFLPRQAVLDVLALHDSPYRRYHDRRHILEMFEAAHARGVALDRAQALAVLCHDAVYVPGCEHNEAASAAMIESVAPAEARAVLERAARIVLDTRDHRPSCAGADTVLDLDLLRLAAPPDLFDAHSLDVFAENRALLAARTGLQGDALWAEFMRRRAAFLGHLAQRPRLFLTAAFADCEAPARANLARIGGSAGTAEAAGG
- a CDS encoding hemolysin family protein, with translation MFVLTLILLVLISAFFSISEIALTAARRTKLQVLSERGDGRATRVLLLKEEPGNFFTIVQIGVNSVAILAGILGEKHVSDLLLETLSPYMQVVHAQRVANIGSFLIVTLLFIQFADLIPKRIAMTFPEACALAVIDPMLTLLRVLRPLVWIFNAAADAMLRLLRLPTKPVDQITTEDIAAMVDAGAEAGVLHKHELHLIENVFELDFKGITAIMTPRDEVVYLSLDEPADSVRRKLVNQPHAQYPVCGHDLDDVQGYIDSKDILQLLLADESAAVMGNIGRYHDKNVLVIPDTLTLSESLTRFREMHQSFAVVMNEYGLVVGIVTLDDIVGALMGDILYSSEDEQIVRRDDSSWLVDGLTPLVDLKKALELDTLPGEDYVDTAAGLVIYALKRIPKKSESITVAGYRFEVLDIDHHKIDQLLVSRLPPAPEAGAAPTPA
- a CDS encoding phosphatase PAP2 family protein, with amino-acid sequence MADAPARVGALLQAWLTPGTALGLLALFALVTLLLLGLVPLLVALLRPVVRWLDRWRVWGAGALSARVAARPRRLDALTLRVLERDVAELLLVLLAGAVLLACGSALFWLAGEIAENAEVVRLDQQVYAGLRALRSDWLDLAMVAVTELGGGRISVAVGVAVFAWLCWRRAWIVSLYWAAALLGARACVMALKLGMARVRPASIYSGLESYSFPSGHATSSMVTYGFLAFLMCLRQPWRVRIPVLALTVVAVAAIGVSRLYLGMHWLSDVAAGYALGLAWIALLGTAYRTLHGPAPQGSVAPSRLGVVAAVAVVAAFGYVAWFRLPDTLERYRQAGAATLASAPLLPRVLAAGATPAAGRSCDGRCPAPRSDSPPR